One Echinicola strongylocentroti DNA window includes the following coding sequences:
- a CDS encoding SusC/RagA family TonB-linked outer membrane protein: MKRKNIQKFCAAALVLQMGFAGSLWGQEVEEVKVQPNQQMESLIEKVTGKVVSKRTGEPLEGLSIAYQDLSATFTNSNGEFELMVPAYTTTIQVNFGDQLVKEIPLKGRSQLDIALSDLELAAAGSGYVQLPYEEAAQRHVTNAVTSVDYTAAAKLKASSPETFAQGTAAGVNTIRRSGTPGMGADMFIRGLGSLNASTQPLVVVDGMIYDLDAYQGSILNGYRSNPLSFLDVKDIDNITYIKDGGSIYGTKGANGVVLITTSRAKDLTTRIDFHTYGGVNIKPKNLPVMEADEFKPYYSEMLESSGLTTNEVIGNRYLNETPDTLGYYNYHNNTNWQDQVMKTSYDQNYYIKVSGGDNIARYALSLGHLKSNSIMEGEDMSRSSVRFNADFQITEKLTAGTNMSFSYAVNNLHEYGYGAEAVSPLYLGLVKSPFLAPNIYSDEGIQSPNLSDVDSLGISNPRSIVENMSGQNRRYRFFGSYDAKYQFNEHFSLQTLFGLTIDKNRESFFIPDLGTDETEGPNAEIRNQIGGQVQRQFSTYSDTRFDYSKTFGFAHDLDVGLGFRYNKNQIQEDRGYAYNSGTDDLITLNSGVVTLNDARASAGDWIWMSYYADIDYSYLDKYFVDVDVAVDGSSRFGKETADGIGLFNHRFGVFPSIKGAWLISSEDFMSEVNLDLLKLRLSYSQTGNDGIGNYKYLQTYSGSSMLALQGLVRNNLANEEIQWETNSKLNAGIDIVSPNSIFGLSVDLYQNTISNMLTLQPLEAFTGMEYYLANGGEMVNTGVDLGLSARVLDRDVKLTLAAQVGTYKNEVKQLPYDQRITPVAGGEVITQVGESASMFYGYQTEGVYSTSEEASTAGLMTTLPDGTLGAFGAGDVKFVDQNNDNVIDENDRTIIGDPNPDFYGGFSAHAEYKRFTFDAAFSFSVGNDVYNYVRHELESMSGYENQLVSVRNRWRSEGQETNMPRLAYGDPMGNSRFSDRWVEDGSYLRLKTLSVNYTIPIDGDIVKNIDVYASGQNLLTITNYLGYDPEFSYTSSVFGQGVDVGLTPQFTSVMLGLKIGL; encoded by the coding sequence ATGAAGCGAAAAAATATACAGAAATTTTGTGCAGCCGCGCTGGTATTGCAAATGGGGTTTGCCGGTAGCTTGTGGGGGCAGGAGGTAGAAGAGGTCAAGGTCCAGCCCAACCAGCAGATGGAGTCCCTGATCGAAAAGGTGACAGGTAAAGTGGTCTCCAAAAGGACAGGCGAACCGCTGGAAGGACTCAGCATCGCCTATCAGGATCTTTCGGCCACCTTTACCAATTCCAATGGCGAATTTGAACTGATGGTACCCGCCTATACGACGACCATTCAGGTGAACTTCGGTGACCAGTTGGTCAAAGAAATCCCCCTAAAGGGCCGCAGTCAATTGGATATAGCTCTTTCGGATTTGGAGCTTGCAGCTGCTGGTAGCGGCTATGTACAGTTGCCTTATGAAGAGGCGGCACAAAGACACGTGACCAATGCGGTGACTTCGGTGGACTATACGGCAGCGGCCAAGCTAAAGGCCAGTTCGCCCGAGACCTTTGCCCAAGGAACCGCCGCCGGGGTCAATACGATCAGAAGGTCCGGCACCCCTGGAATGGGAGCAGACATGTTTATCCGTGGTTTGGGATCCTTGAATGCCAGCACGCAGCCACTTGTGGTCGTGGATGGAATGATCTATGACCTGGATGCTTATCAAGGTTCTATCCTGAATGGCTATCGGTCCAATCCACTTTCCTTTTTGGATGTCAAGGACATCGATAACATCACTTATATCAAGGACGGTGGCTCCATTTATGGCACCAAGGGAGCCAATGGCGTTGTCCTGATCACCACTTCGCGTGCAAAGGACCTGACTACTAGGATCGATTTCCACACGTATGGAGGCGTCAATATCAAGCCCAAAAACTTGCCAGTGATGGAGGCGGATGAGTTTAAGCCTTACTATTCAGAAATGCTGGAGAGCAGCGGGCTGACGACCAATGAGGTCATCGGCAACCGTTATTTGAACGAAACGCCAGATACTTTGGGGTATTATAATTACCACAATAACACCAACTGGCAGGATCAGGTCATGAAGACCAGCTATGACCAGAATTACTATATCAAAGTGTCCGGTGGGGACAATATTGCTCGCTACGCACTTTCCTTGGGACACTTGAAGAGCAACAGCATCATGGAAGGCGAGGACATGTCCCGCTCCAGCGTCCGGTTCAACGCGGATTTTCAGATCACCGAAAAGTTGACGGCCGGTACCAATATGTCCTTTTCCTATGCGGTGAACAACCTGCATGAATATGGCTATGGGGCTGAGGCGGTAAGTCCATTGTATTTGGGATTGGTCAAGTCCCCTTTCCTGGCTCCTAATATCTATTCCGACGAAGGCATCCAATCGCCCAATTTGAGTGATGTGGATTCGTTGGGCATTAGTAATCCTAGGTCTATTGTAGAGAACATGTCCGGCCAAAACAGGCGGTACAGGTTCTTCGGTTCGTATGATGCCAAGTACCAGTTCAATGAGCACTTTAGCTTGCAGACACTCTTTGGGCTGACCATTGACAAGAACCGGGAGTCTTTCTTTATTCCTGACTTGGGCACGGATGAGACAGAAGGCCCCAACGCAGAGATCCGCAACCAGATAGGCGGGCAAGTGCAGCGTCAGTTCAGCACCTACAGTGATACCCGTTTTGACTATTCCAAGACCTTCGGCTTTGCCCATGACTTGGACGTAGGACTAGGTTTTCGGTACAATAAAAACCAAATACAAGAAGACAGGGGCTATGCCTATAATTCCGGAACGGATGATTTGATCACCTTGAACTCAGGGGTGGTGACCCTTAATGATGCCCGTGCTAGTGCAGGTGATTGGATATGGATGAGTTATTATGCAGACATCGATTACAGTTACCTGGACAAATATTTTGTCGATGTGGATGTGGCCGTGGACGGTTCTTCGCGCTTTGGAAAAGAAACTGCTGACGGGATAGGCCTGTTCAATCACCGCTTTGGTGTGTTCCCTTCCATAAAGGGTGCTTGGTTGATCTCTTCTGAAGACTTTATGTCCGAGGTAAACTTGGACCTGTTAAAGCTTCGGCTGAGCTATAGCCAGACTGGTAATGACGGCATCGGCAATTACAAATACCTGCAAACCTACTCTGGCAGTAGCATGCTCGCATTGCAAGGCTTGGTAAGAAATAACCTGGCCAACGAAGAAATCCAGTGGGAAACCAACTCGAAGCTGAATGCGGGAATTGACATTGTGTCTCCCAACAGTATTTTTGGTCTTAGCGTGGACCTGTACCAAAACACCATCAGCAATATGCTGACCCTTCAGCCGCTGGAGGCATTCACGGGCATGGAATATTACCTGGCCAATGGCGGGGAAATGGTCAATACCGGTGTGGATTTGGGGCTTTCAGCAAGGGTGCTCGACCGCGATGTGAAGCTGACTTTGGCGGCACAAGTGGGTACCTATAAAAATGAAGTGAAGCAGTTGCCTTATGATCAGCGCATCACGCCAGTGGCTGGTGGTGAAGTGATCACCCAAGTGGGCGAGTCGGCCTCCATGTTTTACGGCTACCAGACCGAGGGCGTGTACAGTACTTCGGAAGAAGCCAGTACGGCAGGGCTTATGACGACGTTGCCAGACGGCACATTGGGAGCATTTGGCGCAGGTGATGTGAAGTTTGTGGACCAGAATAATGATAATGTCATCGATGAAAATGACAGAACGATCATTGGCGACCCGAACCCGGATTTCTATGGCGGGTTTTCGGCCCACGCAGAATATAAGCGATTCACCTTTGATGCTGCTTTTTCCTTTAGTGTAGGCAATGATGTCTATAATTATGTACGCCATGAGTTGGAGAGCATGTCCGGTTACGAAAACCAACTGGTCAGTGTACGTAATCGTTGGAGATCAGAAGGACAGGAGACCAATATGCCTCGATTGGCCTATGGTGACCCTATGGGCAACAGCCGCTTTTCCGATCGATGGGTCGAAGATGGTTCTTATCTCCGGTTGAAGACCCTCAGTGTGAATTACACCATCCCGATCGATGGTGACATCGTGAAGAATATCGATGTCTATGCCTCTGGCCAAAACCTGTTGACCATTACCAATTACCTTGGTTATGATCCGGAATTCAGCTACACCAGTAGCGTATTTGGGCAGGGAGTAGACGTGGGGCTCACTCCACAGTTTACCAGTGTGATGTTAGGCCTTAAAATCGGACTGTAA
- a CDS encoding RagB/SusD family nutrient uptake outer membrane protein, translating into MKMIPIPVKKYLGMAMLSVGLFSCSDMLEVEPSAELDKDRYYQNEFDADAAVIGVYGKLMQFAEQYVVLNEARADLMDATMMADSDIAALNNHSVVASDDNKYADPRTFYEIIVNCNDALEGLEKMRDENRITEDQYVQRYSDLGAVRSWVYLQLGIHFGEVPYVTQSLESIDDVNNPSLSPRLSLPELVDELVKFMETLPYMDPYPNNVSLVGNYDGYDMSKFFVNKRMVLGDLYLWQGSYQLAAENYRYVMETGTRLNGAGDNDYYNRYKMSWSGSTYNVNYDKENDIRTLQNNNSNGWRSMFGRPSNDRDERTEWLWIMHYDSDFAPEYPFVRLFANTGDGEYHLKPSQTILDLWNADEQYNSFEFDARGILSTQNWDTDYPEVGKYTFNYDAISSPLVKNGKWFLERASSIHLKFAEAANRDNAIDELPKLARALVNESLGGAYTPDDFSGDDVTDIQNTLYLPYPYDFDARNGNYPYYRSSWYRHQGIRGRAYLPPRELPEDMEGGEAEREWTEDLIMDELAQELAFEGHRWPQLLRIAMRRNDPSVLADRVYDKMSSSNNPETVGRAPGVRAKLMAGDWFLPFHWEE; encoded by the coding sequence ATGAAAATGATACCTATTCCTGTCAAGAAATACCTCGGTATGGCAATGCTGAGCGTGGGGCTATTTTCCTGCTCGGATATGCTGGAAGTGGAGCCATCTGCGGAGCTGGACAAGGACCGCTACTACCAAAATGAATTCGATGCGGATGCAGCGGTCATAGGGGTATATGGGAAATTGATGCAATTTGCCGAGCAATATGTCGTGCTGAATGAGGCTAGGGCCGATCTAATGGATGCTACGATGATGGCTGACTCAGATATAGCGGCACTTAACAATCATTCGGTAGTGGCATCCGATGACAATAAATATGCTGACCCAAGGACTTTTTATGAGATCATCGTCAACTGTAACGATGCTTTGGAAGGCTTGGAGAAAATGCGTGATGAAAACCGGATCACCGAAGATCAGTATGTCCAGCGGTATTCGGATCTTGGAGCGGTCCGCTCTTGGGTGTACCTGCAGCTGGGGATTCACTTTGGGGAAGTACCCTATGTGACCCAGAGCCTGGAATCTATCGACGACGTCAATAACCCTTCCTTGTCTCCAAGGCTGAGCTTACCGGAGTTAGTGGACGAGCTAGTGAAGTTTATGGAAACACTGCCTTATATGGATCCTTATCCGAATAATGTCAGCTTGGTGGGGAACTATGACGGGTATGACATGAGCAAGTTCTTTGTCAATAAAAGAATGGTTTTGGGGGATTTATACCTCTGGCAGGGCAGCTATCAGCTTGCCGCAGAAAACTACCGCTATGTGATGGAGACAGGTACAAGGTTAAATGGTGCGGGTGACAATGATTATTATAATAGGTATAAGATGTCATGGTCTGGATCCACCTATAACGTGAACTACGATAAGGAAAATGACATCAGGACACTGCAAAACAACAATTCTAATGGATGGAGATCCATGTTTGGAAGGCCTTCCAATGATCGGGATGAGCGTACCGAGTGGCTTTGGATCATGCACTATGACAGTGATTTTGCTCCAGAATATCCTTTTGTTAGGCTATTTGCCAACACGGGCGATGGAGAATATCACCTTAAGCCTTCCCAGACTATTTTGGATTTATGGAATGCCGACGAGCAGTACAACAGTTTTGAATTTGATGCTAGAGGAATATTGAGCACCCAAAATTGGGATACCGATTATCCAGAAGTAGGGAAATATACATTTAACTATGACGCGATATCTTCTCCGCTTGTGAAGAATGGGAAATGGTTTTTGGAGCGTGCATCCAGCATTCACCTGAAATTTGCCGAAGCGGCCAATCGGGACAATGCTATTGATGAACTGCCAAAGCTGGCCAGGGCATTGGTGAATGAAAGTTTAGGTGGTGCCTATACTCCTGATGATTTCTCTGGAGATGATGTGACTGATATTCAGAACACCTTGTACCTACCTTATCCGTATGATTTTGATGCCAGAAATGGCAACTATCCCTATTATAGAAGCAGTTGGTACCGTCATCAAGGTATCAGGGGGAGAGCATATTTGCCTCCTAGAGAGCTCCCCGAAGATATGGAAGGTGGTGAAGCAGAGAGAGAGTGGACAGAAGACCTGATCATGGATGAGCTGGCGCAAGAACTGGCCTTTGAAGGACACCGCTGGCCGCAATTGTTGCGGATAGCCATGCGGAGAAACGATCCATCGGTTTTGGCCGATAGGGTCTATGATAAAATGTCCTCGTCCAATAACCCAGAAACCGTAGGCAGAGCACCAGGAGTACGGGCAAAATTAATGGCCGGTGACTGGTTTTTACCTTTTCATTGGGAAGAGTAG
- a CDS encoding rhamnogalacturonan lyase, which produces MLTNLLTNGKVMNLAVLLSLGLTYSTSAQQSRQMENLDRGVVAIPTEAGGNFVSWRVLGTEPEELSFNLYRIAASGEAKRLNPTPLTKSSSFLDEEAPEKEVSYEVRAIIDGQEQQGIKPAAVWEEDFLSISLQTPEGYMPNDASVGDLNGDGQYEIVLHQAGKTHDNSHKGLTDPPILQAYTLEGEMLWEINLGKNIRDGAHYTQFMVYDLDGDGKAEVACKTADGTTDGLGTVIGDPEADWRNEDGYILEGPEFLTIFDGLTGKALATTDYIPPRYPGKLHPTTEELKSLWGDGYGNRMDRFLAGIAYLDGERPSLIMTRGYYTRTVLAAWNWRDGELSEVWTFDSEDGDPAHKPYGGQGYHSLSVGDIDEDGKDEIVFGAMAIDDDGAGIYSTGLGHGDALHLSDIDPERPGMEAFGIHEHVKHEHGTNLRDAATGEIIWSYSSPDVGRGLAIDIDPRYQGYECWASGEGLHGLWNVKGEQISAKKPHSCNMGIWWDGDLLREILNGVDIDKWDFENERSQRIFTGEDYRMAKNNGTKSNPALCADIFGDWREELIGRTADGSELRIFSTTIPTEYRFYTLMHDPVYRLSIAWQNVAYNQPAHTGFYLGAGMAKPPKPRISVK; this is translated from the coding sequence ATGTTAACCAACTTATTAACCAACGGCAAGGTGATGAACCTTGCCGTTCTATTATCCTTAGGATTGACATATTCCACGTCTGCTCAGCAATCGCGACAAATGGAAAACTTGGATAGGGGCGTCGTCGCTATCCCGACAGAAGCGGGAGGTAACTTTGTCAGTTGGCGGGTGCTAGGCACAGAACCGGAAGAGCTCAGCTTTAACCTGTACCGGATTGCAGCATCCGGAGAAGCCAAAAGACTTAATCCAACACCACTGACCAAATCCAGTAGTTTTTTGGATGAAGAAGCTCCCGAAAAGGAGGTTTCCTATGAAGTAAGGGCCATCATCGATGGCCAAGAACAGCAAGGGATAAAACCTGCCGCTGTATGGGAAGAAGACTTCCTTTCGATATCCCTCCAAACCCCAGAAGGCTATATGCCTAATGATGCTTCCGTAGGCGATCTGAACGGTGATGGCCAATACGAAATCGTGCTCCACCAAGCGGGCAAAACACACGATAATTCCCATAAAGGCCTCACGGATCCACCGATCCTTCAAGCTTATACCCTAGAAGGCGAAATGCTCTGGGAAATCAATTTGGGCAAAAATATCAGAGATGGTGCACACTATACGCAGTTTATGGTCTATGACCTGGATGGCGATGGTAAGGCAGAGGTGGCCTGTAAAACGGCCGATGGTACCACCGATGGCCTAGGAACGGTCATTGGGGATCCTGAAGCAGATTGGCGCAATGAGGATGGTTACATTCTGGAAGGGCCAGAGTTCCTGACGATTTTTGATGGCCTGACCGGCAAAGCATTGGCGACCACTGATTATATTCCTCCAAGATATCCCGGAAAATTACACCCTACGACAGAAGAACTTAAATCCCTATGGGGCGATGGCTATGGCAATCGCATGGATCGTTTTTTGGCTGGGATAGCATACCTGGACGGGGAGCGCCCCAGCTTGATCATGACCCGTGGATATTATACGCGGACGGTACTGGCTGCGTGGAATTGGCGCGATGGAGAACTTTCCGAGGTGTGGACATTTGATAGCGAGGATGGTGATCCGGCGCACAAACCGTATGGTGGCCAAGGCTACCACAGCCTATCTGTAGGGGATATTGATGAAGACGGTAAAGATGAGATTGTGTTTGGTGCCATGGCCATTGATGATGATGGTGCTGGGATTTATAGCACGGGGCTGGGGCATGGAGATGCGCTGCACCTGTCTGATATTGATCCAGAGCGACCAGGTATGGAGGCTTTTGGTATCCACGAACATGTGAAGCACGAGCATGGCACCAATTTAAGGGACGCCGCTACCGGGGAGATTATTTGGTCGTATTCTTCGCCAGATGTGGGAAGGGGTTTGGCCATCGATATAGATCCCCGATACCAAGGATACGAATGCTGGGCTTCTGGTGAAGGGCTGCATGGTCTTTGGAATGTGAAGGGAGAGCAGATTTCAGCAAAAAAACCTCACTCCTGCAATATGGGCATCTGGTGGGACGGTGACTTGCTCCGTGAAATCCTCAATGGTGTGGACATTGACAAGTGGGACTTTGAGAATGAACGTTCCCAAAGGATTTTTACCGGAGAGGATTATCGCATGGCCAAAAACAACGGCACCAAATCCAACCCTGCTTTGTGCGCAGATATCTTTGGAGATTGGCGGGAAGAACTGATCGGAAGGACGGCTGATGGCAGTGAGTTGCGGATTTTCAGCACCACGATTCCTACGGAATACCGCTTTTACACATTGATGCATGATCCAGTATATCGCCTGAGCATTGCCTGGCAAAACGTGGCCTACAACCAACCCGCCCACACTGGCTTTTACCTAGGAGCAGGAATGGCCAAACCACCAAAGCCAAGGATTAGTGTTAAGTAG
- a CDS encoding DUF4861 domain-containing protein, with protein MKHSFWLVGSAVLLACACSPAKKEEKPLQFTVTNQASLALTDKPVTIKRGDIPGLEGHSGKLPLVISASDTIASQWDDTDGDGRWDEVFFVTDLAANDTKTFTVGWAEEAPEFAPRTSVRFGKREGADIPVHPALADTLPADGLPKSVGYQPYQTDGPSWENDKVGFRHYFDGRNAKDLFGKKTSAMSPEDVGINSEGAVEDNYHVMHDWGRDILAVGNSVGLGGVALMIDDEPARMGVTVNDAVNNVEESIFQIVKEGPVRSVIQYNYNNWQTHDRSYDVQEVSSIWPGMYAYKNAVSVDGMQGDETLLVGLVNINNDHELSEIEVNDDWVVLLTHDQQSYEKEWWLGMALILPKAVYEGYTEAPKEGPLSNTYLAKLKVDNGKPVEYFAAAGWELSEEQFTDRDYFTQYITHLVEQLSAEVTVDWEE; from the coding sequence ATGAAGCATTCTTTTTGGTTAGTTGGTTCGGCAGTTTTATTGGCTTGTGCCTGTAGCCCGGCAAAGAAAGAGGAAAAACCGTTACAGTTTACCGTTACCAATCAAGCGTCACTGGCATTGACAGATAAGCCAGTAACGATCAAAAGGGGCGATATTCCTGGCCTGGAAGGGCATTCCGGCAAATTGCCTTTGGTGATTTCAGCATCGGATACCATTGCCTCCCAGTGGGATGATACCGATGGTGACGGAAGGTGGGACGAGGTGTTTTTTGTCACTGACCTTGCGGCAAATGATACCAAAACCTTTACGGTAGGCTGGGCTGAAGAAGCACCTGAATTTGCCCCGCGCACCAGTGTGCGCTTTGGTAAGCGTGAAGGGGCAGACATTCCAGTTCATCCGGCACTGGCAGACACCTTGCCAGCAGATGGGCTGCCCAAAAGTGTGGGCTACCAGCCTTATCAAACCGACGGCCCTAGCTGGGAAAATGATAAAGTGGGTTTCCGCCACTATTTTGATGGCCGAAATGCCAAGGACCTCTTTGGCAAGAAAACATCCGCCATGAGCCCAGAAGATGTGGGAATCAACAGTGAGGGAGCTGTAGAAGACAATTACCATGTGATGCATGACTGGGGACGGGACATTTTGGCGGTTGGCAATTCAGTCGGTCTGGGAGGTGTCGCTCTGATGATTGACGATGAACCGGCAAGAATGGGCGTTACCGTAAACGATGCTGTCAATAATGTAGAAGAAAGCATTTTCCAAATCGTAAAAGAAGGTCCCGTTCGCTCGGTGATCCAGTACAATTACAATAATTGGCAAACGCATGACCGCAGCTATGATGTGCAGGAAGTAAGCAGCATCTGGCCGGGCATGTATGCTTATAAAAATGCCGTTTCCGTGGATGGAATGCAAGGGGACGAGACACTTTTGGTGGGCTTGGTAAATATCAACAATGATCATGAACTGAGTGAAATCGAAGTCAACGATGATTGGGTGGTGTTATTGACCCATGACCAGCAGAGTTATGAAAAAGAATGGTGGCTTGGTATGGCCCTGATCCTGCCAAAAGCTGTGTACGAGGGGTACACAGAAGCCCCCAAAGAAGGACCACTATCCAATACCTACCTCGCAAAGCTAAAAGTGGACAATGGCAAACCTGTCGAGTATTTTGCTGCTGCAGGTTGGGAACTGTCCGAAGAGCAGTTTACTGACAGGGACTATTTTACCCAATACATCACTCATCTCGTAGAGCAGCTCAGTGCTGAGGTTACGGTGGATTGGGAAGAATAA
- a CDS encoding DUF6250 domain-containing protein: MIRVCLMVITGIVLASCGGSGKKTATREVTVHTNEVLVEEGFSKPLDSNRWKVEMDDQPNSLVTVKDGKLVLDTKGGVTVWLNQKLEGNIEITYKRQVVMADGTNDRLSDLNQFWMATDPRNDNLFTRGGKFQEYDSLSMYYVGFGGNYNGTTRFREYQGDGEKTLLFDLDDEAHLLKPNHWYTIKISVVDGLVSYWVDGEKFFEYQDETPLTEGYFGFRSTWSRHEIDDLRIISLES, from the coding sequence ATGATAAGAGTATGTTTAATGGTCATCACAGGAATCGTATTGGCGTCCTGTGGGGGCTCCGGTAAAAAGACAGCCACCAGAGAAGTGACTGTCCATACCAACGAGGTGTTGGTAGAAGAGGGTTTTTCCAAGCCGCTGGACAGCAATAGGTGGAAGGTGGAAATGGATGATCAGCCCAATTCCTTAGTGACCGTGAAGGACGGTAAACTGGTGCTGGACACCAAAGGAGGGGTGACGGTTTGGCTTAACCAAAAGCTGGAGGGCAATATTGAAATCACCTACAAGCGGCAAGTGGTGATGGCGGATGGCACCAATGACCGCCTATCTGATCTCAACCAGTTTTGGATGGCCACAGATCCCCGAAATGACAACTTATTTACCCGTGGAGGCAAGTTTCAGGAATATGACTCCCTGAGCATGTACTATGTGGGGTTTGGGGGAAATTATAACGGCACCACCCGTTTCCGTGAATATCAGGGTGATGGCGAAAAAACACTACTCTTTGACCTCGACGATGAAGCCCATCTGCTGAAGCCAAACCATTGGTACACCATCAAAATCAGCGTGGTGGATGGTCTGGTAAGCTACTGGGTGGACGGAGAAAAATTCTTCGAGTACCAGGATGAGACACCACTTACGGAAGGCTACTTTGGCTTCAGGTCCACTTGGTCCAGACATGAGATTGATGATTTGAGGATAATTAGTCTTGAGTCTTGA